One genomic region from Rhizomicrobium palustre encodes:
- a CDS encoding FadR/GntR family transcriptional regulator, which translates to MRKTSDGIGNSVGLSPVGGLAGSNLTFRIMEDLGIAIVTGHYSEKNPFPIEASLCEKYSVSRSVLREAVKMLTAKGLLSARPRHGTWVQPEQNWNFFDPDVLRWLLERKLSYSLLIEFTQMRMAVEPFAAATAAQTAGAREVAPILHALSRMTAAEQGDDDPLTSDIAFHVAVMKASGNRFYEQLCDMIDTALRISIRMTNQLKGVRQASVADHKKVADAIIAHDPATAQQAMQVMLDEAMELIVNAQRQSHGEREPLLVPAAE; encoded by the coding sequence ATGCGCAAAACTTCAGATGGGATCGGTAATAGCGTCGGCCTGAGCCCTGTGGGCGGACTTGCGGGCTCTAACCTCACCTTCCGCATCATGGAAGACCTCGGCATCGCTATTGTCACGGGGCATTATTCCGAGAAGAACCCCTTCCCCATCGAGGCTTCGCTTTGCGAAAAGTACAGCGTCAGCCGCAGCGTGCTGCGTGAAGCGGTGAAGATGCTCACGGCCAAAGGACTCTTGAGTGCCCGCCCCCGACACGGCACCTGGGTTCAGCCCGAACAGAATTGGAATTTCTTCGATCCAGACGTGCTGCGCTGGCTGTTGGAACGCAAGCTCTCCTATTCTCTTTTGATCGAATTCACCCAGATGCGCATGGCGGTGGAACCCTTCGCCGCTGCGACGGCCGCCCAAACAGCGGGCGCGCGCGAAGTTGCCCCTATTCTGCACGCCCTCTCGCGCATGACCGCCGCCGAACAAGGCGATGACGATCCCCTCACCTCCGATATCGCCTTCCATGTCGCGGTGATGAAAGCGAGCGGCAACCGCTTCTACGAACAGCTCTGCGATATGATCGACACGGCTTTACGCATTTCCATCCGCATGACCAATCAGCTCAAGGGCGTGCGTCAAGCCTCGGTGGCCGACCACAAGAAGGTGGCGGACGCCATTATCGCGCACGATCCCGCCACCGCGCAGCAAGCCATGCAAGTCATGCTCGACGAAGCTATGGAGCTGATCGTCAACGCGCAAAGACAATCCCACGGCGAGCGGGAACCATTGCTGGTTCCCGCCGCGGAATAA
- a CDS encoding efflux RND transporter periplasmic adaptor subunit, whose protein sequence is MYRIIFAALVLAFAFVPARADAGVTFKLRDAVVTSGVVSKIRIDAVDAAGKPVAVSNLQVRVDMSPDAMADMTADAKISAVNGGLVVETNIYAPGRWAVIVSGTANGKPVKVSLTVTAKRKSAEAALPPPANPQPKSGQERKILYYRNPMGLADTSPVPKKDSMGMDYIPVYADEMAKTPGAIRLTTEKMQRAGVRTTVVTRMALDKTVRATGTVAADETRQAVLSARFTGFIEKLYVSQTGDVVRAGQPLMRVWVESADLLVKSADYIGSLQSGAQDHAASAAALLRQYGVSPSELTAMAKSGVPTRSLTIVAPASGTVMEKPAVQGMHFATGDTLFKTTDLSRVWILADVSERDLAAVKKGQKAFVSFRDSPSESFEGTVLLVYPELNAATRTTKVRIAVANKNGRLRIGQYADVRIAVPGAAASALTIPASAVVDDGTRQVAFVALPGGLFEPRKLTLGARNGDSVEVRAGLKEGEHVVTSGNFLIDAESNLQSALQSFRK, encoded by the coding sequence ATGTATAGAATTATTTTTGCAGCGCTTGTCTTGGCGTTCGCGTTCGTCCCGGCGCGCGCCGATGCAGGCGTTACCTTCAAATTGCGCGATGCGGTGGTCACCTCGGGCGTGGTCTCGAAAATCCGCATCGATGCGGTGGATGCGGCGGGTAAGCCGGTCGCGGTTTCCAATCTTCAAGTCCGGGTCGATATGAGCCCGGATGCCATGGCCGATATGACGGCGGATGCCAAAATCTCCGCTGTGAACGGCGGCTTGGTGGTGGAGACCAATATCTATGCGCCGGGGCGCTGGGCGGTGATCGTCAGCGGCACGGCCAATGGCAAGCCGGTAAAGGTGAGCCTCACTGTGACGGCGAAACGGAAGAGCGCGGAGGCGGCATTGCCGCCTCCCGCCAACCCTCAGCCCAAGTCCGGGCAGGAACGAAAGATCCTTTATTACCGCAACCCGATGGGCCTCGCCGACACCTCGCCGGTGCCGAAAAAGGATTCCATGGGGATGGACTACATTCCCGTCTATGCCGATGAGATGGCAAAGACGCCGGGCGCCATCCGCCTGACCACGGAGAAAATGCAACGCGCCGGTGTGCGCACTACCGTGGTCACACGCATGGCGCTGGATAAAACCGTGCGCGCCACCGGTACTGTCGCCGCCGATGAAACCCGCCAAGCGGTACTTTCGGCCCGGTTCACTGGGTTCATCGAGAAGCTCTATGTCTCCCAAACCGGCGATGTGGTGCGCGCGGGCCAGCCCTTGATGCGGGTCTGGGTTGAAAGCGCCGATCTTCTAGTCAAATCCGCCGACTATATCGGCTCGCTGCAATCGGGCGCGCAGGATCATGCCGCTTCCGCTGCCGCGTTGCTCCGCCAATATGGTGTCAGCCCGTCCGAGCTTACCGCTATGGCGAAATCTGGGGTTCCGACACGCAGTCTGACCATTGTCGCGCCAGCTTCGGGTACGGTGATGGAAAAGCCCGCGGTGCAAGGCATGCATTTCGCCACCGGCGACACGCTGTTCAAGACCACCGATCTGTCGCGGGTGTGGATTTTGGCTGATGTTTCCGAACGCGATCTCGCCGCCGTGAAAAAGGGCCAGAAAGCTTTTGTCAGTTTCCGCGATAGTCCTTCGGAGTCGTTTGAAGGCACGGTGCTGCTGGTCTATCCCGAGCTTAATGCAGCGACCCGCACGACAAAGGTGCGTATCGCGGTCGCCAACAAGAATGGCCGCTTACGCATTGGTCAATATGCCGATGTCCGCATTGCGGTGCCGGGCGCGGCCGCTTCGGCACTCACCATTCCAGCTTCCGCTGTGGTGGATGACGGCACGCGGCAGGTCGCCTTCGTGGCTTTGCCGGGCGGGCTGTTCGAACCGCGCAAGCTCACGCTTGGCGCACGCAATGGCGATAGCGTTGAAGTTCGCGCCGGCCTGAAAGAAGGCGAGCATGTCGTCACTTCCGGCAATTTCCTCATTGATGCGGAAAGCAATCTGCAATCCGCCCTGCAGAGTTTCCGCAAATGA
- a CDS encoding efflux RND transporter permease subunit, giving the protein MIARVIRWSAQHWGFVLIATAVLVLAGIFAVSRIPLDAIPDLSDTQVIVYTDYPGQAPQVVEDQVTFPLTSALLSVPKAKTVRGVSFFGVSFIYVIFDEGTDVYWARSRVLEYLNGASGKLPQGVSPSLGPDATGVGWVYEYALTGNKQDLSQLRSLQDWHLRYALAKTEGVAEVTSVGGYVKQYAVVADPGRLRAYGITLGQLRDAVMNANTDVGGRTVELSETEFMIRGRGYLKTPSDLEQVVLKAKDGTPVTLASVAHVEIVPDERRGLAELNGEGEVASGIVVQRYGANALNVIKAVKARIAEIVPSLPQGVKLIPVYDRSELIGRAIATLKSTLIEESIIVALVCFLFLMHARSALVAIFTLPVGILMAFIAMHALGIGSNIMSLGGIAIAIGAMVDAAIVMIENAHKRLERAAPDEPRIKVLVAAAVEVGPALFFSLLVITVSFIPIFALEEQEGRLFHPLAFTKSFAMAAAAMLSVTLVPALMALFVRGKIAPEEKNPVNRALIAVYRPVIRLVLARPWATLGAAAAILLVSLYPAAKLGSEFMPALNEGTLLYMPTTLPGLSITKAAQILQTQDRIIKSFPEVESVWGKAGRAETATDPAPVEMFETVINLKPQALWPHGETTEQLIAKLDAALQFPGISNAWTMPIKARTDMLSTGIRTPVGVKIYGKDLAVIEKLSKEVEAAVHSVPGTTSAYAERINGGYYLDISPDREQIARYGLSINDVLDTIANAVGAKVVTTTVEGRERYGVVVRYPRDVRSDPESLAANTLVSLPDGNSIPLGEIAKITRPRGPTMVRTEDGQLVNYVYVDFHNRDLGGYVEAAQRAVAEKVKFPPGYYVRWSGQFEYLERANARLRVVVPATLLVIVFLLWLNFRRISDTLIVLLSLPFALAGGFWLMWAMGFNMSVAAAVGFIALAGVAAETGVVMLIYLNHALEEARAAGSLDRNAIIAAIMRGAVDRVRPKMMTVAAIMAGLIPILWASGTGSEIMQRIAVPMIGGMLSSTLLTLCVIPALFYLVHRRD; this is encoded by the coding sequence ATGATCGCACGCGTCATCCGCTGGTCTGCCCAGCACTGGGGTTTCGTTCTGATCGCCACCGCGGTTCTGGTGCTGGCGGGCATTTTCGCCGTCAGCCGTATTCCGCTCGATGCGATCCCGGACCTCTCCGATACCCAGGTCATCGTCTACACCGACTATCCGGGGCAGGCGCCGCAGGTCGTCGAAGACCAGGTGACGTTCCCGCTGACCTCGGCCTTGCTCAGCGTGCCTAAAGCCAAGACTGTGCGTGGCGTCTCGTTCTTCGGCGTCTCCTTCATCTATGTGATTTTCGATGAAGGCACCGATGTCTATTGGGCGCGCTCGCGGGTGCTCGAATATCTCAATGGGGCCTCGGGAAAACTGCCGCAAGGTGTTTCGCCAAGCCTGGGACCGGACGCGACCGGGGTGGGCTGGGTTTATGAATATGCGCTGACCGGCAATAAGCAGGATCTTTCCCAGCTTCGCTCTTTGCAGGATTGGCATTTGCGCTATGCCTTGGCGAAAACCGAAGGCGTCGCTGAAGTCACGTCTGTCGGCGGGTATGTCAAGCAATACGCGGTGGTGGCCGATCCAGGCCGTTTGCGCGCTTATGGTATCACGCTTGGCCAGCTGCGCGATGCGGTGATGAATGCCAACACCGATGTCGGCGGGCGTACGGTGGAGCTTTCCGAAACCGAATTCATGATCCGTGGCCGTGGTTATCTGAAAACGCCCTCCGATCTCGAGCAGGTGGTGCTGAAAGCCAAGGACGGTACGCCGGTCACGCTCGCGTCGGTGGCGCATGTCGAAATCGTGCCGGATGAACGCCGCGGCCTGGCTGAGTTGAACGGCGAGGGCGAGGTCGCTTCCGGTATCGTGGTGCAGCGTTATGGCGCCAATGCGCTGAACGTCATTAAAGCTGTCAAAGCGCGTATTGCCGAAATCGTCCCCAGCCTGCCGCAAGGCGTGAAGCTGATCCCGGTCTATGACCGCTCCGAACTGATCGGTCGTGCCATTGCAACCCTGAAAAGCACGCTGATCGAGGAAAGCATTATCGTAGCTTTGGTGTGTTTCCTCTTCCTGATGCATGCGCGCTCGGCCTTAGTGGCGATTTTCACCCTGCCGGTCGGCATCTTGATGGCTTTCATTGCCATGCATGCGCTCGGCATCGGTTCCAACATCATGAGTCTTGGCGGCATTGCGATTGCCATCGGCGCCATGGTGGATGCGGCCATTGTGATGATCGAGAATGCGCATAAGCGCCTGGAACGTGCGGCCCCTGACGAGCCCCGCATAAAGGTGCTCGTCGCGGCGGCCGTCGAGGTGGGCCCCGCGCTGTTTTTCAGCCTCTTGGTGATCACCGTTTCCTTCATTCCGATCTTTGCCTTGGAAGAGCAGGAGGGGCGGCTGTTTCATCCGCTTGCTTTCACCAAAAGCTTTGCCATGGCAGCGGCGGCGATGTTGTCGGTCACATTGGTGCCCGCGCTGATGGCGCTCTTTGTTCGGGGCAAGATTGCGCCGGAGGAAAAGAACCCCGTCAATCGTGCGCTGATTGCGGTCTATCGGCCCGTGATCCGCCTGGTGCTGGCGCGGCCTTGGGCGACGTTAGGCGCGGCGGCGGCAATCCTGCTCGTCAGCCTTTATCCCGCCGCGAAGCTCGGCAGCGAATTCATGCCCGCGCTGAACGAAGGCACACTCCTCTATATGCCCACCACACTGCCAGGGCTTTCCATCACCAAGGCGGCGCAAATTCTGCAAACCCAGGACCGCATCATCAAGTCGTTCCCAGAGGTGGAAAGCGTTTGGGGCAAGGCGGGCAGGGCGGAAACGGCTACCGATCCCGCGCCGGTGGAAATGTTCGAGACCGTCATCAACCTCAAACCGCAAGCACTCTGGCCGCATGGTGAGACGACCGAACAGCTCATCGCCAAGCTCGATGCGGCGTTGCAATTCCCCGGCATCTCCAATGCCTGGACCATGCCGATCAAGGCGCGCACCGATATGCTGTCGACGGGCATCCGCACGCCGGTTGGGGTGAAGATCTATGGCAAGGACCTCGCGGTGATCGAGAAGCTGTCGAAAGAAGTGGAAGCGGCGGTGCACAGCGTTCCGGGCACCACCTCGGCCTATGCCGAGCGCATCAATGGCGGCTATTACCTCGACATCTCACCGGATCGTGAACAAATCGCGCGCTATGGTCTTTCGATCAATGATGTGCTCGACACCATCGCCAACGCCGTTGGTGCCAAAGTGGTGACGACCACAGTGGAAGGGCGCGAGCGCTATGGCGTTGTGGTGCGCTATCCGCGCGATGTGCGTTCCGACCCCGAAAGCCTCGCGGCCAATACCCTGGTCTCGCTGCCGGATGGAAATTCCATTCCGCTCGGCGAGATTGCCAAGATCACGCGACCGCGTGGCCCTACCATGGTGCGCACTGAGGACGGGCAGCTGGTGAATTATGTCTATGTCGATTTTCATAACCGCGATCTCGGCGGCTATGTGGAGGCAGCGCAGCGTGCGGTGGCCGAGAAGGTGAAATTCCCGCCCGGCTATTATGTGCGCTGGAGCGGCCAGTTCGAATATCTGGAACGCGCCAATGCGCGGCTGAGGGTGGTGGTGCCTGCCACGCTTCTGGTGATCGTCTTCCTGCTCTGGCTCAACTTCCGCCGCATCTCCGACACGCTGATTGTGCTCCTGTCCTTGCCTTTTGCCTTGGCGGGCGGGTTCTGGCTGATGTGGGCGATGGGCTTCAATATGTCGGTCGCCGCCGCGGTGGGCTTCATCGCGCTTGCCGGTGTGGCGGCGGAAACCGGGGTGGTGATGCTGATCTATCTCAACCACGCGCTGGAGGAGGCGCGGGCGGCAGGCAGCCTCGACCGTAACGCGATCATCGCTGCGATCATGCGCGGCGCGGTTGATCGTGTCCGGCCGAAGATGATGACCGTCGCGGCGATCATGGCGGGGTTGATCCCCATTCTTTGGGCCAGCGGTACCGGCTCGGAGATTATGCAACGCATTGCCGTGCCGATGATTGGTGGAATGCTGTCTTCAACCCTGCTGACGTTGTGCGTCATTCCGGCGCTGTTCTATTTGGTGCATCGCAGGGATTGA
- a CDS encoding acid phosphatase, which produces MTKTAIAFLAAAIVLSGGASAKDAKAQREGYLKPGVVDIMSILPPAPVVGDPRYETDRAIFKATRRYIGTPRWSMATNDARYDDVSMLADFSCALGASLDPASVPHLMALMRKVGTDTQRETNVAKNINKRLRPYKIDDGEICQPKEELGDSYDYPSGHTTGGWTWALVLSDVVPDRASQIMARGRAYGESRIVCGAHNASAVEGGRLSATTTLTVVRNTKAYQDDVATARAEFAAVKKAAPAMCQAEQALIKENIFVPAP; this is translated from the coding sequence ATGACCAAGACTGCAATCGCCTTTCTGGCCGCGGCCATAGTCCTCTCCGGCGGCGCATCTGCCAAGGATGCGAAGGCTCAGCGTGAAGGCTATTTGAAGCCTGGCGTGGTGGACATCATGTCGATCCTGCCGCCGGCGCCCGTCGTTGGCGATCCGCGCTACGAGACCGACCGGGCCATCTTCAAGGCGACGCGGCGCTATATCGGCACGCCCCGCTGGTCCATGGCCACCAATGATGCGCGCTACGATGATGTGAGCATGCTGGCCGATTTTTCCTGCGCGCTCGGCGCCAGCCTCGATCCGGCCTCCGTGCCGCATCTGATGGCGCTGATGCGTAAGGTTGGCACTGATACCCAGCGCGAGACAAACGTCGCCAAGAACATCAATAAGCGCCTGCGCCCCTATAAGATCGACGATGGCGAAATCTGTCAGCCCAAGGAAGAACTGGGCGACAGCTACGATTATCCCTCAGGCCATACCACTGGTGGCTGGACCTGGGCGCTGGTGCTGTCTGACGTGGTGCCGGATCGGGCCTCTCAGATCATGGCGCGCGGCCGCGCTTATGGCGAAAGCCGCATCGTTTGTGGCGCGCATAACGCCAGCGCGGTTGAAGGCGGGCGCTTATCAGCCACCACCACTTTGACCGTGGTACGCAATACCAAGGCCTATCAGGATGATGTGGCCACGGCGCGGGCGGAATTTGCAGCGGTGAAGAAGGCTGCGCCCGCGATGTGCCAGGCGGAACAGGCGCTGATCAAAGAGAATATCTTCGTTCCGGCACCCTGA